The genomic DNA GATTGCGACAACGTTCAATCAACGGATTCAATTGGTCAAAGTATGACAAATAATAGGAACGAAATAGAGAATGAGAGACGTTCACAACATAAACGATGTAAAACAAATCAAGGAGTTATTATTGTGGATAACGGAAGTAGCTCAAGCCAAGTTAGGGATGTCAACTGCATTCAACCAACATATTCAATTGGTCAAAATATGACAGAAGGTGGATCCAGCTATGGTTCAGGCACAAAAGATATTACAAGTAAATGACTTAActaaatttatttgataaaaaaatatgaaaagcttAGAACAACGTTAAATTTAATGcaacatttctttctttctttacttcTATTTCATACAGGGAAGTTTGTTGAACCTTGAAATTTTGGTGAACCATCATGTGTATGTGAATATTGCGGTACGATAGTATGGTATGaagaaagaacaacaaaatCTAGGAAGCCTCCTAATCCTAATTTTTCTCTATGTTGTATGGAAGGTCAAGTCAAGTTGCATTTGCTTAAGAAACCACTTATTATTCTTGAAGACTTGCTAAATCCTGCTGGTGGGCAGCGTTCAAAAAACTTTAAGGCACAAATAAGAAGTTATAATTCTATGTTTGCTATGACATCAATGGATAGGAATGTGGATAATAGTATTAACGATGGAAGATGTTGTTATATTTTTCGCCTTAATGGTCAAAACCACCACATAATTGGATCATTACTCCCAGGTGACGGCTTGAACCCGCGTTTTGCGCAGTTATATTTTTACGACACTGAAAATGAAGTTCCAAATAGAATGACTTCCTTGAATCGCTCTGACAAAAACCTTGACCGATCTATTGTTGATGTCCTGGTCCAAATGCTAGATGAATCAAATGTTTTGGTGAAGATCTTTCATATAACTAGAGATCGTTTTAAAGAAGATAATGTCCACCACTTAAGATTACGTATTATTGAATCATGATCAACCGATGGAAGAGAGCACAATCTTCCCACATGTTCTGAAACTGCTGCAATTATCGTCGGTGACATTGGTGTTGAGAATGCACATCGTGATGTTATTGTGGATTATAAAGAAGGTGGATTACAGAGGATCAACAAGTTGCATCCATCGTATATGGCATTGCAGTATCCTCTTCTATTTTCATATGGAGAGGATGGATTGAGGCTTGGCATTTTACATAGAAGTGTTAATGGAACTAGACATAACACAAGCAGTTATGTAACAATGAGAGAGTACTATGCATACCAGTTGCAAGAACGTCAAGGTGAAGGAAATACTTTGATATATAGCGGCCGCCTATTTCAACAGTTTGTTGTTAATACATATGTATGTATTGAAGGAATGCGACTTATGTGGGTAAGACGTAACCAAAGTgcattgatgatttaattgtatAGTGGTATGAGGGATGTAGTTATGAGGGGAGATACCACCCCTGCATCTATTGGAGAAAGAATTGTTTTGCCTTCGACTTTTACGGGAAGCCCACGATATATGATTGATGATTGAGAATTATCAAGATTCAATGGCAATTTGTAGATGGACAGGCTatcttgatttatttattactttcaCTTGCAATGCGAAATGGCCGGAGATTAAAAGCTTTCTATCTATGAATCCTGGTCAAAAACCTGAGGATCGACCTGATATACTTGGAAGAGTCTTTAAGATCAAGCTCGATCAGCTATTACATGACTTAAAGCATGGCCTACACTTTGGGAGATTACTAGCTGGTATTCTAAACTaactgttaagtgccaaaatatccatattttagcccttaaacttatatgtgttaattccttaagtatgttaatttgtgctattttagttcttttatgtgttttccatgcttttgtaggcttttggaagaaaatgaagtaaatctggaaggtttgggctcaaagagagaaattaggTAAAGTTGGAGCTCTTGTGAAAATAGATCGATCACGGTTCCTACGTCGATCACCGGATTCCATACTAGAGGACAAAAGCAGCCAagtgagatcgagcgcacacgggttgcaatcgatcgcacccgtgcgcaaaTGACAAATTAGTTGCAGCCAAACTCctttttccttccatattagggttttccaactcccacttgtaatatgagtaaaaccctacaaatttcctaggtttactagtttgtcaagaacttttaaaacctataaatagacctcttagcttctaggaataagtatggagaaagaggcacaagctctgaaaaggaactgaaggctaggtcaaaggagtttgggtttttcttctcttccaccttttattttcattatgtagtcTATATTTtcattagggctagattgaagccctaatcatgtctatttatgattgcaatattggcgtctttgctacaattatattttggtatatttaacttgattaatacctattatcttgtattcctcatatgtgtttgtcaggccaacatatacatgtggtatggactagttagttaaatcaatttggatgaccgagtccgggtttaataaaagtaacaaaagatatccatgTCAGATTCTTGGATTAattaacatggggaaccgagagtagacacccatgccctaggccttgtgtgtttgtcgattttcacagatttatgctttcttaaagaacaacttagtagacacacatgctaaatcctttaacaaataaaagaattagactagacacccatgcctaattcgttgcttaggaaaatcaatagtttaaggagtagacacccatgcccttaggttggcaagcattaattataccggtataattggtgtattgacatattgttatcttaattagtctgattagtggtggatatcaaaaccctaattctttttagttttagtttatcttctattttatttctttaattaattcaatcgtgacaattgaattttatatgtttaattaaatgggaaattacttctaaacataatttatcaATCTTCGTGGaaatgatctcatatttgcctactatactatcgtttgatcttgtgcacttgtgagtaaaacgtaccaagtatttgcctattaatttaagtgggtatttggcacaacaagtttttggcgccgttgccggagattgtgttaaattatgtcttgaaatttttttcctttagtttaattcagtttcttttatttatttttttctctattttgtttagtttttaattttgtttgttttatatttctatttatttttgtttaatttttatgttttgttttccgtttttgtttctgttcgcaaatctaatttaatttgcggtagtgcgatcgagcgcagtctcactgcgatcgagcacactgcTGCCTGTAAAGCCTGATATGCTTATATTTTGCGACAGTACGCTCAAGCGTCCATTCCAGGGAGATTGAGAGTAActgtgcaatcgagcgcatagCCAGACAGTAGTATTGAAGCTgctgatttcaattttgcttttatttttattttatttgtttttcttttctgttttcttttattttgccattttttttttaatgtttctgtttttaaagtCTGTTagtttctattattatttttgtggttttaatttttctctgttttttgttcACAACTTTGAGCTACCATGCGGCAGTAAGATTGAGTGCACCTCCatccagcagtactgaagctactGTACAATCGagctgaagatgttaaacttagcgctcatgggaggcaccccatagtttatcatattattttttattttatgtttgtctttagttttgtttttatttcctttttatttgttttggtgttttattttgcaggaacaagtgtgctttaattcaagtttgggggtgtgctatgagtcATGCTATTCCAAACAATTTTGTCCATATCTcgagtaaattctttccatgttatagacatattggagacaatgtgtaatttaagtttgggggtatgggagacactttacacacactttgttccagttttatgtcatttttatttttttgaaaaaaaaaatgtgaatatatatatatatatatatatgcgcatgttcatgtttgtcttaaaagtttggttgatcttaaaaattgtgatttgatttcattgatgagcttaaaattttgatcacatgatctaataattgagtttttcagtttggttacttgcttaggacaattgagaattcacatatttgatatgatcttacacaagcacattagtacATAATTTGTGAGATATGACATGGAGTCTaatgtgtgtttctatgtcttgggtgaaactagatgatttattagatggatactttggcatatatatatatgtgataaaaaaaaaataaaaaaaaaagatcgttgataagcttttcactaagtaactggacctattgcctcaaagcattgagtgttcacgtcaaaaggtgaaaatttttgatttggttaatgtcatggttagtttggtttcatatCCTTTTTGACTCgcgttagtaagtcctaggggtgtctctacacctaatgccctaaaatcatctggtttgggagtcattgacttaacactcgttacatgggtcaattagaaagcttaagggaactaagcatTGTATAACCTgacgaagaaaaagaaaaaaaaaaagaaaaaaaaaaaaaaactatgccattgttattcattctaataaggatttcagtgaactttgaaatattgagacattacacattggaaataattggaagcttcatatttatgtgctagttcactttacactgtttcaaacttgtgatgccttagcatatcttctgtaagtgattaaattttaaaattctaattcattatgaagatgaagtttatcttttaaaggttgctaatgaatgagaatcattgttttgagtgataccttaatttttttataatataaactcttgcataatgtttgtgtgtaacattcctgaaaaaccctcacgagattTCACTTGTCCTTTAGGGAATTCCTATGGGTTTAAAAGGCtcgttgcatatgctaaatgcaatcgtacatccacgaaagatgaatttatctttttgttttcagtttttcactttgtttttagttttgtattgctaaaggactagcaatatgtaagtttgggggtgagttaagtgccaaaatatccatattttagcccttaaacttatatgtgttaattctttaagtatgttaatttgtgctattttagttcttttatgtgtttttcatgcttttgtaagcttttggaataaaatgaagtaaatctgaaagctttgggctcaaagagaaaaattgggtAAAGTTGGAGCTCCTGacagtgtgatcgatcgcaggttccttgcgatcgagcgcattaccAGAGAGGACAAGCAGTGAAGTAGCCaagtgcaatcgagtgcacacaggttgcgatcgatcgcacctgtgtgAAAGTTTCAAATCAGCTACGGCCAAactccttttttcttctatattagggttttcgaactcccacttgtaattgGAGTAAAATCCTACGAATTtcttaggtttactagtttatCAAtgacttttaaagcctataaatagacctcttagcttctaggaataaCTGTGgaaaaagaggcacaagctctggaaaggaattgaaggctagatcaaaggagtttgggttttacttctcttccaccttttattttcattatgtagtctatattttaattaggactagattgaagccctaatcatgtctatttatgattgaAATATTGGCGCCTGtgttacaattatattttggtatatttaacttgattaatacatgttatcttgtattcctcatatgtgtttgtcttgccaacatatgcatgtggtatggactagttagttaaatcaatttggataaccgagtcctgagtttaataaaagtaacaaaagatatccatgccggattcttgggttaatcaacatgggaaactgggagtaaacacccatgccctaagcctcgTGTGTTTGAcaatttccacagatttatgctttcttaaagaacaatttagtagacacccatgttaaatcctttaagaaagaaaagaattagagtagacacgcatgcctaattcgttgcttatgaaaatcaatagcttaaagagtagacacccatgtcctttggttggcaaacattaattataccggtataattggcgcattggcatattgttatcttaattagtctaattagtggtggatatcaaaaccctaatcctttttagttttagtttatcttttattttatttctttaattaaattcaatcgtgacaattgaattttatatgtataattaaatggaaaattacttctaaacataatttaccaatcctcgtaaGAATGATCTTATATTTGCCTGCTacactatcgtttgatcttgtgcatgcacttgcgagtaaaacataccaagtatttgcctattaatttaggtgggtatttggcacaacactaaccatttttgttattttctaatttttaatttttatacctAACATAATTAAATTTCTATTGTGCTTACAGTTGTCTACACTATTGAATACCAAAAGAGAGGATTGCCTCATGCTCATATATTGCTTTTTCTACATCCCGAGGACAAAAATCCAACACCAGTAGAAATAGATAGGATAATCTCTGcagaaattttggatttgaacAAAGATCCTCAAGCTTATGATGTTGTCAAATAATTTATGGTACATGGTCCTTGCGCCTCtataaatccaaaatcaaattgtaTGATTGGCAACAAATGTAGTAAgcatttttcaaagaaattttACTCTGAAACTACAGTTGATAAAGATGGCTTTTCAATGTATAAAAAGAGGAACAATGGaagatttgatgaaaaaaatggtGTCAAACTTGACAATCGATTTATAGTTCTTCACAATATTGACTTACTGGTGAAATATCAGTCACACATAAAATATTGAGTGGTGTAATCGTTCAAGGTCTATCAAGTacttattcaaatatataaataaaggacCTGATCGTGCAACTTTAATTATTGAAGAAAATCTACACGTCAATGGATCTACTGGAATACAACATGTGATAGATATCGatgaaataaaatcatatttagatTGTAGATATGTGTCGGCTATAGAGGCATGTTGGAGAATCTTTTAGTTTGAAATTCATTATCGAGAACCTGCAGTTGATAGGTTAAATTTTCATCTTAAAAATGAACAACCAGTCATGTTTGATAATTCAGATTACTTAGTTAATGTTTTGAATCAACCGAATATTAGAAAGACTAAATTTATTGAATGGATGAAAACAAATGCTTTGTATGAAGAAGCAAGAGAATTGACTTATTCTGATTTCCCTTCCAAATGGGTTTGGCATAACAAAGACAAGGAATGGAAATTGAGGAAGCAAAGATTATGTGTAGGAAGGATATTCTACTCTCATCCTGGAAGTGGTGAACGATTTTATTTGCAAATGTTGCTTAACATTGTTAAAGGACCTCGGTCTTTCGAGGAAATAAGAACTATAAATAGTGTGTTGTACCCAACTTTCAAGGCAGCATGTTACGCTCTTGGTTTGCTTGATGATGATAAAGAGTGGCATGAAGTTTTAAATCATGCGTCTTATTGGGTTTCAGGGAAGCAACTTCGTGAACTTTTTGCAACAATGTTGATTATTTGTGAGGTTGCTTACCCTTACAAATTATggatttcaaattgaaaattgttaTCTGATGATATTCTACAGCGAGAAAGAAGAATTTTACGATATAATGACCTATATCTTAGTGACTCACAATTACAAGACTATGCACTTTGTGATATCGAACAGTTATTGAACAAAAATGCAAGGTCTTTGAGAGAATTTGAGACAGTGCCATATCATAACACATTACTTCTTAGTCAAAGTACCAATAGATTATTGCAAGAAGAATTGGATTATGATATGGTTGTTTTGGCAGAGGAGCATATCAAACTTCTTAAGGGTCTAAATTATGAACAAAGAAAGATATATGATGCAGTAATTGGATTAGTAATAGAAGAAAAGGGTGGTGTTTTCTTAGTTTATGGACATTGCGGCACTGAAAAGACTTATTTATGGAGAACCTTGATATATCGATTGCGCTCAGAAAGGAAAATAGTCATTGCAGTTGCATCATCTAGGATTGCAGCATTATTGTTACCTAGTGGAAGAACTGCTCATTCAAGGTTTCAGATACCGATTAATGTATCAAATAGCTCAACTTGCGGATTAAGCAAGGTTCACAACTTGCAAACCTAATGGCAAGAACGGATCTAATAATTTGGGACAAAGCTCCTATGACTTATCAAAATTGTTTTGAAGCTGTTGATCGTTCACTAGGAGATATTTTACGTTTTAGCGATCCACAAAGTGAAGTAAAACCCTTCGGAGGAAAGACAATTGTTCTTGGTTGTGATTTCCGACAAATATTACCGGCTGTATCTAAAGGCCGAAGAGAAGAAATAGTTGAGGCATCAGTTAACAGGTCTTCATTATGGAAGTATTGTACAATTTTTACTTTGACAAAGAATATGAGACTTGAACAAAATCTCAATGATAATGCAGCAAAAGAATTTGAAGAATGGATTTTGAAAATAAGTGAGGGCGAATTAGATGACAGTGAAGGTGAAGCATTGATTAAGATACCATCTGACTTACTAATTCCACATCGTACTCATCCTATTAATGATATTGTGGATGCTATCTATTCCGAGTTGCAAACTAAATACACCGATGCAAAGTATTTAGAAGATAGAGTGATTTTAGCTCCAACAATGATGCTGTGCAAGACATAAATGATTATATAATTGATCTCATTAACGAAGGTGAAGAAACATATCTCAATGCAGATTCAATATGTAATACTGCAAGCAACATTCAAGACCAAGAGCTTATGTTTCCAGTAGAATTCTTAAATTCATTGAACTTTCCTAGTATTCTAAACCATAAATTCAGACTTAAAGTTGGAATCCCTATAATGTTACTTCGTAATTTAAATCAAAGCGCTGGACTTTGCAATGGTACTAGACTTTTGATTACTCAATTATCAAAGTGGGTGTTAGAAGCTAAAATCATATCGGGAACTCATTTTGGACATAAAGTATTCGTTCCACGAATACTTTTATCTCCTTCCGATTCTAAATTGCCTTTTGTACTGAAAAGAAGACAATTTCCAATATCTATTTGCTATGCTATGACTATTAATAAAAGTCAAGGCCACTCATTGCAACATGTAGGCCATTTTCTACCTAAACCTGTCTTCAGCCATGGTCAATTATATGTCGCTATATCTAGGGTTACAAGTAGGAATGGCCTTAGAGTATACATTGCAGATGAACATTATGGTGacaattttcatacaaaaaatataGTATACAAGgaaattttcaacaatttaccTAGAGGTAACATTTAGTATAGATTTGAGTCTTACATTGTAACTTGATTTGAAATGCCGAGATTCTTTCCTAGAAATATAAGTAAACCTAACTAATATAAATTGTGTGCAGGTACGGAATCATATCAACATGACGTACACACCTCTGAATCAAATATCAACCGAGAAAGACTCATGGAATGTGAAAGTTAGAATAATAAGGATGTGGGATGCAGTTAATGTAGCAAATGGCAATGAGCTTTTCAGCCTTAATGATAATGGCTGATGAAAATGTAAGTTGGTATTcattttttctcaattaaatcattttcaaatataaaataataaattcgtgaaacaaattttttttttcttttttagggaACACTAATACATACATGTATTAGAAAGAATTTCACTCAGCGTTTTTGACCTCTCTTCAATGAAGGATGTATTTATGCGGTCAAAAATTTCATAGTCGAGGAATATAGAGCAAAATACCGTCCAGTGCAAAACCAtgtcaaaatactttttatgtCGACAACATTAATCTCTAAGATCCATGGAGTAGATCATTCCATACCTGAACATGGATTTGAGTTGGCTAATTATGAAACAACAAGTCGTTGGAATGGTGTTACTTATTTGACTAGTTTATCAAtcctttattttcatatatttgaaaatatatttacaaattattaaaaatgatacaaaatgaaaattcaatactaACTTTATTTGAatcaatttctttgatttgCATATGTAATTGGTAGGTTAGAATCAATTGGAGTTATTGAGGAGATTAATTCAAAAGGTTGTCTTACAAAAATTCGAAAAATTAAGTTGTTACTGGAAGagtaaaacataatttttattttcataagtaATATTCTGTTTCTATTTTCATTAttcttctaacatttttttttaatacatacgATGAGCTTTtgaaccctaaaaatcataacttcatatcaaataaagataacataaaGTAAAAATTGAGATACTAACTTATGGTTATCTACCATGTTAGAAACATATGTTTGCAAATAACTTTGTGGGGATTTACCGCACTGGAAATAGATGAGGATTTGTATAATAATTATACAAGTCCCATCATTGTAATAGTAACTTCAACTACTGTGAAAATTTTCagaggtaagtattttactcactatatttaaaaatcatataatgTGTATTTCATTTTGCATATGTTAATGGATTtctctttgaaaattttgtagaTGAATACAACTTATCATCAACAAGCGCAACAAGGGTGTACATGAACCTTAAAATACCTGAAGTTTCCAGTGTTCTTGACAAGTACAAATattcacaatttttatttttatttatttattttttttacaaagaaaatggaaactaaacccatatatatgttttataatgaATAGGTTGAACAATGTCACGGTAACGGATTAAGGAATTGAAGAAAGAACGGCCACCAATGATACCAGGCAAAGAACTAGCCTTGCATAATAGAAAGACCATAactgaaataaaacaaatgggTTCAAAATTAGAGACAAAGGTATGAGCCCTTGATCAAGTGTAATTCTAAGATCTAAATCTTAACCTATAATATCACTAATATTGTatcatttattttacttttaaaaaacttaatattGCAGGAAGtattaattatatgtttatgCAAAGTCAATAGAATAGACACCAAGTTTGGATGGTACTATGTTGGGTGTCTTACATGCAAGACGAAGGTTAAGATTATAAGAGGATGTTTTTGGTGTGAACGTTGTCAAGTGAAACCTAAACATTCTGTAccaaggtaaaaataaaaaataaataaataattactatttaatatgtatgtatataaatatatagttcCTACTACTAATCAATTTGGAAATGAAGCAGGTATAAGATACAATTAGAAGTATCCGATACAAGTTATTCAGCAACATTTGTTGTGTTTGACAAAGAGGCTGAAAAACTTATAGGCAAGACAGCAAACGAACTTGCAAACATGCAAGATGAGgtaacaaaaatctaaaaaattcgCATTACCATtgcataaacaaaaaacaatacaaCATACTCTAACCTATTATAACattattctcttttatatttttataggaTTTGAATGACAATATGTTACcaagagaaattgaaaaaattgtttcCCAAGAGCATATATTTCAATTGCAGCTTAATGATTATAATTTGATAAGAGGATCGGAGAATTATACTGTTTCAAGAATCTTTGAACCACATGTTTCAAATATCCAAAAGGTCCCATTtcattctatttatttatttatctacacATTATTTTCCTACATAAGTTATGCATCTTC from Corylus avellana chromosome ca6, CavTom2PMs-1.0 includes the following:
- the LOC132185292 gene encoding uncharacterized protein LOC132185292 — encoded protein: MKTNALYEEARELTYSDFPSKWVWHNKDKEWKLRKQRLCVGRIFYSHPGSGERFYLQMLLNIVKGPRSFEEIRTINSVLYPTFKAACYALGLLDDDKEWHEVLNHASYWVSGKQLRELFATMLIICERERRILRYNDLYLSDSQLQDYALCDIEQLLNKNARSLREFETVPYHNTLLLSQSTNRLLQEELDYDMVVLAEEHIKLLKGLNYEQRKIYDAVIGLVIEEKGGVFLVYGHCGTEKTYLWRTLIYRLRSERKIVIAVASSRIAALLLPSGRTAHSRFQIPINVSNSSTCGLSKVHNLQT
- the LOC132185294 gene encoding uncharacterized protein LOC132185294, producing the protein MTYQNCFEAVDRSLGDILRFSDPQSEVKPFGGKTIVLGCDFRQILPAVSKGRREEIVEASVNRSSLWKYCTIFTLTKNMRLEQNLNDNAAKEFEEWILKISEGELDDSEGEALIKIPSDLLIPHRTHPINDIVDAIYSELQTKYTDAKYLEDRVRNHINMTYTPLNQISTEKDSWNVKVRIIRMWDAVNVANGNELFSLNDNG